TAACTCTAAAATTTAGTTACATATTACCTGTGGATAACTAGGATAACTCTGTGGATAGCCATCAGATAGGCGAAAATGAATGTTAATAATAATCAATTAAAAATCAGAAAAAAGACACTAAAAAGTAGAAAATCTACTTTCTAGTGTCTGGAAAAATAATAGTTATTTATAATTTTTCTTGTAATTCTTCCCATTCAAGCATTGCTTGTTCTAATTCTTGTTCGGTATTCGATTTTAATTCAGCTAGTTCATTGGATTTTACAGGATCGCTATAAACATCGGGTTGTGTAAGTTGATGATCAATGTCTTCGATCTTTGCTTCACATGATTCGATGATGGCTTCACGTTGCTCGATTTCACGTTCTATTTTGCGTTGTTCGCGACGACGCTGCTTTTGGTTTTCATATGATGACGCTGTAGTATGTTTAGTATTTGAGTGATTTGCAGACTCAATTTCACTCTCTGCTTTAGCTTTTAAGGCTGCAGCTTCTTCTGTTTTTTCAATATAATATTGATAATCACCAAGATACATTTTTCCACCATCATGATCTAGGTCAAATACTTTATTGGCTAATTGATTGATGAAGTATCTATCATGGGATACAAAGATAATAGTACCTGCAAAATGTTCTAAAGCTTGTTCTAACATTTCTTTCGAATCTATATCGAGGTGATTGGTAGGTTCATCTAAAATAAGTACATTATCACGTTGCAACATTAACAAGGCTAATTGTAATCTTGCCTTTTCGCCACCAGATAAATCATTGATAATTTTTTTGACGTCGTCTTGTACGAATAAAAAACGGCCTAATACTGCTCGAATATCTTTTTCGTTCATATTTGGATACTGGTCCCAAACATAATCTAAAATGGTTTTATTTGATTTGAATTCAGCTTGTTTTTGGTCATAGTAACCTATTTGTAAATTAGCACCAAATGTGACTTCGCCACCGAGTGGACGTTGTCTTTGAGCAATGGTTTTAATTAAAGTGGTTTTACCGACACCATTTGGCCCAATAATAGCGATGTGATCACCTTTGGATACTTCCAAATTAATAGGTTTAGTAATAGGTGTATCATCATAACCAATTTCTAATTGTTTGATATGCATGACGTCATTTCCGGTATTTCTATCAAATCCAAATTGAATGTTAGCACTTCTTGCATCAATCATTGGTTTATCAATACGCTGAATTTTTTCTAATGTTTTACGACGGCTCTTTGCCATTCCACTTGTAGAAGCTCTTGTGATATTTTTTTCTACAAATGTTTCTAACCGTTTAATTTCTTCTTGTTGTTTTTCATATTCTTGCATACGTTTTTCATAATATTTATCTCGCTGTTGAATAAATTGTTCATAATTACCAATATATCGTTTAACACTACCTAAAGCGACGTCATAAACTTGTGTAACGATTTTGTCTAAGAAATATCTATCATGACTTATAATGACAATTGCGCCTTTAAAGTAACGCAAATAATCTTCTAACCATTTTGTAGTTTCTAAATCAAGATGGTTGGTAGGTTCATCAAGTAATAATAGATCTGGTTCATTTAACAACATTTGTGCAAGTGATAATCGTGTTTTTTGACCACCACTAAAGTCATTAATAGGCTTATTAAAGTCATCTTCATTAAAATTCAATCCATGAAGAACTGTTTTAATTTTACTGTCATATTGATAACCTTCTAATTGCTCAAATTGATTTGATAAAGATTCATATTTTTCCATATGTGATTGATAAGTAGGTGTATCATACTCATTTGCATGGGCAGCTAACCAATCTGTTTCACGTTTGATTAATAGTTCCATATTTTTAATATGTTCAAATGGTTTTGACATTTCCTCGAACACAGTGGCGTTAGAGTCCAACGTCATTTGTTGTGTTAAATAGCCCATCTTAAGATTTTTAATCTTTGAAATGTGACCACTATCATAATCTTCAACGCCAGCAATGATTTTCATAAGTGTTGATTTACCGGCACCATTTCGTCCAACAACGCCTATTCGTTCACCTGTTTTCACTTCAAAATCAACGTTAGTAAAGATATCTTCACCATCGAACGATTTAGAGATGTCATTAAGTTGTAAAAGTATCATCCGACTTCACCTTTCTAAATATGCGATATCATTATAAACTATACATATAGTTTGATATGTTTAAATGTTTTGTTTATCATATTAATATTTATTTTACAGTATTAAGCTGTGTCTTGAAACTAGGATATTTATTTTTAAATTTTATTAATGTATAATTAGCAAGTATTCATTGTGAACAATTATTTGGATTTTTATTGTTGCAAACATATATACATAAAATTAAAACCGTTTAGCGTCGAAGGGAGACAAATAAAATGGCAAGTAACGTTAAAATTCCTCGAGCAACTTTAAAACGTTTACCGTTATATTATAGATTTGTGAGTAATCTAAAATCTAAAGGTATTGACCGTGTTAATTCTAAAGCTATTAGCGAAGCATTACAAATAGATTCAGCTACGATTCGTAGAGATTTTTCATATTTTGGCGAATTAGGTAAAAAAGGATATGGCTATAATATAGATAGTTTAATTGAATTTTTCAAAGCTGAAATTAGTGGTAGCAATGATATTAAAATTGCAATTGTTGGTGTGGGTAACTTAGGTCGAGCATTATTAACATATAACTTCTCAATTCACGATGAAATGACCATTACAGAAGCATTTGATGTAAATCAAGATGTCATCGGCGAACAAGTAGGCCGTGTTGTTGTAAAAGATAGCAAGACTTTAAAACATACGTTATCAAATCAAGATATTGATGTAGTCATTCTTACAACACCTGAACAGGTTGCCCAAAGTGTTACAGATGAGCTGGTTGAATCTGGTATTAAAGGTATTATGAATTTTACACCAGCGAGAGTGAGTACGCCAACTGATGTACAAGTACATCATATTGATTTAGGTATTGAATTACAGTCCTTACTTTTCTTTATGAGAAATTATGATGAATCAATGAAATAGCATATTGATCATTTGGTGGGACTTTTTATGAATGATAAAGTATTGATTCAAATAGGGTGTATGTATAAAGCACATTTACCTACATTAATATACATTCCAGGACAATTGGTATTGAACGGTCATACATTAGTGTTCAAGTCCTATTATACAAATCATAATCCTCTAAATTTAGATATTGATGTTAAAAAAATTATTCGTTACCAAATACGTAAGGGGTTACTGGGACATAAATTATTGATTTACTATAACCAAACTTGGTATAAATTTAGTCATTTTAAAGCAAATGAATTGCAAGCATTAGTTCATTATATCGATGAAATACAAGCACTTTAAAAAGTGATGAGCAAGAGTACATCTTATCGAGATGTACTCTTTTTTTATTTTAAATAAAGCATTTCATTGATAAATGTGTAGAATTAAGAAACATATTATGATAGTGAACTTGAAATATAACACTTTATCCTGTAAAATAACTTAGTATTTATATCGGAAAAGGGTGATAACGTGGTTTGGATGATTATAAGCGGTTTGATCGTCGGCGTACTATTAGGATTTGTAATGCAACGAACACGCTTTTGCTTAGCAGGCGGTTTTAGAGATATGTATGTTCAAAAAAGTAATAAAATGTTCTATGCATTGCTTGTTGCTATTACAGTTCAAAGTATTGGTTTATTAATATTAACAAGTTTAGGTATAGTAAATGTTCCAGCACACACATTTCCAATTGTTGGTACAATCATTGGTTCTTTTGTCTTTGGCATAGGTATTGTATTAGCAGGTGGTTGTGCTACTGGAACATATTATAGAGCAGGAGAAGGTTTAATAGGTAGTTGGGTTGCACTCATTTTATATGCATTAACAAGTGCAATTACTAAGACAGGTGTTTTGTCACCAGTCCTAAAAGTAATTAATCAACCTACAAATGTCAATGCAAGTATGGCAGATACATTGCATATTCCCAATTGGATTTTAGTAATACTAATAACGTTAATTACTTTAATATTAGTGACAAAAACACTTAAAAAGCCTAAAGTAGCAGTCCCTAAATTAAAACAGAAGTATTCAGGCGTAAGACATTATTTATTTGAAAGAAGATATCATCCGTTTGTAGCGGCTATTGCAGTTGGTTTAATCGCTTTATTAGCTTGGCCAATGAGTAGTTCTACTGGTAGAGATTATGGATTAGGAATTACGACACCTTCAGCAAATATTGTTAATTTCTTAATTACTGGAAATACACAACTCATTGATTGGGGCGCATTTTTAGTTATAGGTATATTCCTAGGTTCTTACATTGCTGCTAAAGGATCAAAAGAATTTAAATGGCGTTTACCAGATAAGAAAACAATTAGAAATAGTGCAATTGGTGGCATTTTAATGGGCTTTGGAGCCTCTGTTGCAGGTGGTTGTTCAATCGGTAATGGCTTAGTTGAAACGGCGACAATGAGTTGGCAAGGCTGGATTGGTCTAGGTTCAATGATTCTAGGTGTATGGTTTATGAGTTACTTTATTTTTATTAAGCCAATGAAACAACTACAACAATCGACTAAAAAACAACAAACACAAACGACTTAAGGAGGAGTTATTATGGTATATGAATTAGGCACAGTTGGTATGGTTTGTCCTTTCCCTTTAATAGAAGCTCAAAAGAAAATGACTGAATTAGATTCTGGTGATGAATTAAAAATTGATTTTGATTGTACACAGGCGACTGAGGCAATCCCTAATTGGGCGGCAGAAAATGGTTACCCTGTTACTAATTATGAACAACTTGGTGATGCGTCTTGGACAATTACTGTACAAAAGGCGTAAAATAATGATAAATATAGATAGAGCATCCATCATGGGTGCTCTATCTATATTTATTCAACTAGAAATTAGTATTTTAAGCGATTACATTTATGATAGAATAGATATAAGTTTTCCAAAATATGATGGGTGAGTAACTTTTATAAAAAATATATCGGATATCGCAAAATTAGCAGGAGTATCAAAGAGTACGGTTTCTAGGTATTTAAATAATGGATCTGTCAGTCCAAAGACACGTTTGAAACTAAGTAGGATCATTAATGAACATGACTACCAACCGAATCAATTCGCGCAAAGTTTAAGAGCAACTCAAACACGTATTATAGGTGCTATCATTCCAAGGATGAACTCTTATGCTGTTGATGAAACAGTGAAGGGTATCGTAAATCAATGTCAACAACATAACTATCAACTGTTACTTAACTATACTGGATTACATATGGAAGCAGAAATTGAAGCCATTGAAACGTTATCTCGTAGTAAAGTAGATGCAATTATTTTAATGGCAACTGATATTACTGATAAACATTTGGAAGTGATTGATAAAGCTAATGTACCTGTCATTATTGTTGGACAAGCATATCCTGGTTTACATAGCATCACGCATGATGATTATCAAGCAGGATTAAAAGTGGGTGAGTGGGTAGGTCAAAGACAACCGCGACGTGTTGTATTTTTTAGTGTTACTGAGAAAGATATTGCGGTAGGTGTACATAGGAAAAGTGGTTTAATCGATGGCTTATCAAAATATCAAATTAAACCAGATATATTTGAAACCTCATTTAAATATGAAGAAGCATTAAAAGATATTAAGCAAACGTTAACAAAGATTAATGATGCTGACGTCATTATTGGTGCGACTGATGCCATTGCGTTGGCAATTCATAAATATCGTTTTAATTCAGATCAATTATTAAAACCAACAATAATTCATGGATTTGGTGGAGATCCTATGACACAAATTGTTTCTCCAATTATTCGAACAATACAGTTTAATTATTATGAAGCGGGACAACGTGCGATGCTTGAAGTTAGACAATTGATTAAGGGAGAATCTATTGAAGAATCCATCGTGATACCAGTGAAATTATAAAGAATATATTCAATTTATATGGAACCGATACCAGTATAAATGATAAAATATAAACATCATACTTACTAGGTCAAGTGACTCATGTCTATAGAATTTAGAAAACAAATTCTATAGACAATGCAAGTTGGGGAGAACAAGTATAAAGACATACATTTACATGAACGTGTATGATATAGCATAAAGTTTCGATCTTAGGTGCAAACATCATGCTTAAACATAAGTATATGTATCAAGGGTTCTTTATTATTTATAAACTTAACCCCATTTACTTAAACGATTATTATAAAATAGGGGGATATGAATGACTGAATGGACTAAAGAAGAACGTTATCAACGAATAGAAGAGGTTGATAGCGATAAATTATTAAATTTAAAACAACAAGTACAATTATCTCCGTATAGACAAACTTTCCATATTCAACCAGAAACGGGTTTATTAAATGATCCCAATGGTTTAATTTATTTTAATGGAAAGTATTATGTCTCACATCAATGGTTCCCATTAGGCGCAGTACATGGTTTGAAATATTGGTTTAATTATACGAGTGACGACTTGGTTCACTTCGAACCTCAAGGAGTCATACTAAGTCCAGATACCAAATTTGATAGTCATGGTGTTTATAGTGGAAGTGTTTTTGAATTTCAAGGTCATTTATATTATATGTACACTGGAAATCACCGTGATCATAATTGGGAAAGACATTCATCACAAATGATAGCTAGAATGAAAGCTGACGGTTCAGTAGAGAAGTTTCCTAAACCTGTTATTAGCCAACAACCTGAAGGCTATACAAGTCATTTTAGAGATCCAAAAGTATTTCAAATTGAGGACCAATATTATGCGATTTTGGGTGCCCAAACTATGGATGAATTTGGTAGATTATTATTATATAGCTCGAAAGATATTGTGAATTGGCATTTCCAAGGAGAAATTAAAACATCATTAAACCAATTTGGTTATATGTGGGAGTGTCCTGACTATTTTGAACTGGATGGCCATGATATCATTATGTTCTGTCCACAAGGCATTGATAGTGAGGAAGATAAATATCGTAATATTTATCAATCTGGCTATATCATGGGTGATTTAAATCTAGATACTTTAGAGTTTGATCATCAATCATTTTTAGAATTAGACAGAGGTTTTGATTTTTATGCTCCACAAACATTTCTCGATAAAAATGGTCAACGTATCTTAATTGGTTGGATGGGATTACCAGAAACAACATATCCTACAGATGAAGAAGGTTGGGCACATTGTTTAACTATTCCAAGAGTATTAACTGTTGAAAACGGTAAGTTGAAACAAAGACCTATTCAAAGTCTAGAAAAATTAAGATATAACAAAGAAACTGCTTTAGGTTACGCTAATAAATTTACAACGAAGTTACATCCTTATGAGGGTAAACAGTACGAATTAATCATTGATATTTTAGAAAATGATGCTTCTGAAGTTTATTTTGAGTTAAGAACATCAAGATATCAATCGACAATGATTTCTTATAATAAGCGTGACAATAAAGTGACGCTTGATCGAACTGATAGTGGTTTGTTACCAGGTAATGTGGAAGGTACTACACGTAGTACAAAATTGGATTCAACACTAACTCAGTTACGCATATTTGTAGATACATCAAGTATAGAAATTTTCTGTAATGATGGTGAACGTGTATTAACTTCAAGAATATTCCCTGTGGAAGAAGCAACCGGTATTAAAACTTCTACTGAATCAGGACAAGTTTATTTACAATTTACGAAATATAATTTGAAAGGTGATCTTTCATGAGACGTTTATTCGCAATTGGTGAAGCGCTAATCGATTTTATGCCAACAGTAACTGATACTGCACTTAAAGACGTGGAACAATTTTCACGTCAAGTAGGTGGTGCACCTTGTAACGTTGCTTGTACAGTACAAAAGTTAGGTGCACAAGCTGAAATGATTACGCAACTTGGCAATGATGCATTTGGAGATATTATCGTTGAAACACTACAAAATATTGGTGTTGGTACTGGTTATATTAAAAGAACAAATGAGGCGAATACAGCACTTGCTTTTGTAAGTTTAAAGGCAGATGGGCAAAGAGATTTTTCATTTTATCGAAAACCATCTGCAGATATGTTATATGAAGCTCAAAATATTGAAGATATAGACATGGGTAAGGGTGATATTTTACATTTTTGCTCTGTTGATTTAGTAGATAGCCCAATGAAACAAGCACATTTAGCAATGGTTGAGAAATTTGAACAGCAACAAGGAACTATTGTTTTTGATCCTAATGTCCGATTGCCTTTATGGGATAATGAAGAGGATTGTCGTAACGCTATACTGACATTTATACCTAAAGCACATGTTATTAAAGTTTCAGATGAAGAGCTTGAATTTATTACGGGAGAGCATGATGAATCTAAAGCGATTGCATCGCTATTTGTAGGTCATGTTGAAGCGGTAATTTATACGCAAGGTGCTAAAGGTGCCTCAATTTATTTAAAAGATGGGACAGTAAAACATCATGAAGGCTTTAAAGTCAAAGCCATCGATACGACTGGTGCTGGAGACGCCTTTATAGGAGCCGTGATAAGTCAAATATTAACTCATCAAGATATGTCTATAGAGAGATTGTTTAAACAACAAGGTGAAGCAATCTTACATTTCAGTAATCTTGTAGCAGCAAAAGTAACGACAAAATATGGTGCCATTGACAGTATTCCTACTTTAGATGAAATTGATCATGCATAATAGAACAACCATCCGTTTAAGACTAACGGATGGTTGTTTATTTATATTAATAATGGAATTATATCTTTTTGACATTACGAACAGATGCATAACAGTGTTCTTTATTTTTAAAATAGACAATACGCTCTTTAGAATCAATGGATTCAATATTTCTCCGATTAATCACAAAGCTATTATGACATCTAAAGAAACGGTCATCTAATTGACTTAATTCTTTAAGGTTACCATAAAATTCGATTTGTCTATTATCTAAATGTGCAATTAAACGATGTGATTTACTAGATGATTCAAAAAACATGATATCGTCATATTGTACATAAACTGAATTACTACCACGTTTCAACTCAATTGTTTCTACATTACTTTCTTTGGATAATAATTTGAGTCTTGTGTGAGCTGTTTCTAAACAATCGATAATACGTGTTTTCAGTTCTGCAGGATCATCTTTGAATATAAAATCCATTGCAGCGACTTTATAAACGAAAGTGAGATACGTTAATTCACTATGGCTTGTTACAAAAATGATATTACCTACAGGATCATGTTTTCGAATTTCACTACCTAATTTAATACCATTTATATCTGCTTCAAGTTGTATATCTAAGAAATAACAACCGATGTCATTCATATTTTTGGATTGCTCAAGCACTTCATAAGGATCATCAGTTGCGAGAGCAAGCTCCATAGGCTTCTCTTCAATCATAATGTAATTTTTAATAATGGAAGCCATATTTTCTCGTTGTTTTGGATCATCTTCGCAAATGAATATTTTCATGATTTCACATCCTTATGATTCTTTATCGATAATTTCAATTTTTTGAACAAAAAAGCCATTTTCAATGACTGTATCTAATAATACATTATCATTATTATCAGTGATTTCTTTAAGTGTAGATAACCCTAAACCTCGATTATCACCTTTTGTAGAAAATCCTTCTTCAAAAAGTTCATGAACACGAGGAATACTATCTTTACATTTATTCATGATAATAAGCGTTACAGATTCATCCTCTTTGAAAAAGGCGATACGAATAAGGGCATCTTCTAATGATTCTGATGCCTCAATCGCATTATCCAACGTAATACCAATAATACGACTTAGTTCTATCGTATTCATATCAATGCGTTCAATCACATCAGGGACTTCAATACTAATCGCGATTTCTTTTTCTTGAGCTTGAAGAATCTTCGTCGTAATAAGCCCTTTGATTTCACGCACCTTGAGCTTCTCAATACCGTTAAGTTTAAGGGAACGTGTTTCTAAGTTATCTTTCATCGGTACAATTTGTTCGTTGAAGTACTGACGTAAGCCTGGCATATCGTCTTCACGAATAAATTCAGACATCGTTGATAGAATATTGACATAGTCATGTCGAAACTTACGCATTTCATTATTAATAGATTCAATTTTTAAAGTATATTCGTAATACGTTTCAATCTCTTGAAGATTACGTTTATAACGCATTTCACGTAAAGTGAACATTGAAAGAATGAAAATAATGATGCTTAAAAAGATAATTAAACCAACAAAAATGATTCCATAACTTCTTAAGCTTTCGAATGCAGAAGTATTGACTAAAGAATAAGAGTAAAAAAATACGAACGATATTATTAATACTAAAGCGATAATGATATTATATGTTTTATTCATCGAAAGGTATGATGTTTTTAGTTTTTGTAATAAAAATCTCAGAATTAGAGAAGTTATCAAAGAAACTATAAAAAATACTAACATGTATATTGTAAGTAATATATATGTATTAGTGATTTTATCTAAAACCGTTACGTACAATACTAAAGTAGTGAAGTTGCTCAAATACATTATCAATGAAGTAATTAAAACAGCCAAAAAAAAATAAAATTTAATTTTCCTATATAAGAAAATTAAGCTAGATATAACTACAAAAAGTAAAGATTTCGTACCAAATAATTCGTATAATACAAGAGAAGAGATTATAATCCCTGTGATGATAAAATAATCTCTTCTTGTATATTTGATAAACGATATTAATTTTGTAACCCAAAAGTATAAAATTAATTGCAAAATAGCAAACGGTATATTATTGATTAATTCCATTTAATACACGCTTTCTAAATTAAATGATGTTATTCGTATATTTTAGTTAATTCGCTAGGTACTTCGGGTTCATCAAAGAAGTTAGTACATGGACTATAACCAGCTACAAAACCAACGAATTCCATGATTGAAGTGAAAAATTTAAAAAATAAATTGACTAAAAATTCCATAATGTTAATCCTCCTTAGGGAAAAAGATAGGTAATAATGTAATTGATTCAACAATAATTCCAAATAGAATTAATTGTGAATATGGTTCTTTAATTATAAACGATATTATGACTAATAACATGTAAACTGCAATGGAGAGTATTCTTTTCTTTTTCACTAAGCGTTTAGGTATAGGTTGTTTCTTTGTTGCAGCAGGTGCATAGATAATTACTATTAAGTAACCAATTAATGCAAAGATAAGCATTTCAAATTTACCAATTGATAAATATACGATAAGCCATGGCATCAATAGAAAAATAATGATGTTTTGAATATGACATAGTAAAGATGATTTAGCATGTGCGCCATGCGCGTAAAACCTTAAAATCATATATGCTAAATGCATAGTTAACGTATACCAGAAAATATGAAATATTATCGCTAACCCATATGTTACTATAAAT
The DNA window shown above is from Staphylococcus sp. M0911 and carries:
- a CDS encoding carbohydrate kinase, coding for MRRLFAIGEALIDFMPTVTDTALKDVEQFSRQVGGAPCNVACTVQKLGAQAEMITQLGNDAFGDIIVETLQNIGVGTGYIKRTNEANTALAFVSLKADGQRDFSFYRKPSADMLYEAQNIEDIDMGKGDILHFCSVDLVDSPMKQAHLAMVEKFEQQQGTIVFDPNVRLPLWDNEEDCRNAILTFIPKAHVIKVSDEELEFITGEHDESKAIASLFVGHVEAVIYTQGAKGASIYLKDGTVKHHEGFKVKAIDTTGAGDAFIGAVISQILTHQDMSIERLFKQQGEAILHFSNLVAAKVTTKYGAIDSIPTLDEIDHA
- a CDS encoding LytTR family DNA-binding domain-containing protein, with translation MKIFICEDDPKQRENMASIIKNYIMIEEKPMELALATDDPYEVLEQSKNMNDIGCYFLDIQLEADINGIKLGSEIRKHDPVGNIIFVTSHSELTYLTFVYKVAAMDFIFKDDPAELKTRIIDCLETAHTRLKLLSKESNVETIELKRGSNSVYVQYDDIMFFESSSKSHRLIAHLDNRQIEFYGNLKELSQLDDRFFRCHNSFVINRRNIESIDSKERIVYFKNKEHCYASVRNVKKI
- a CDS encoding sulfurtransferase TusA family protein is translated as MVYELGTVGMVCPFPLIEAQKKMTELDSGDELKIDFDCTQATEAIPNWAAENGYPVTNYEQLGDASWTITVQKA
- a CDS encoding GHKL domain-containing protein → MELINNIPFAILQLILYFWVTKLISFIKYTRRDYFIITGIIISSLVLYELFGTKSLLFVVISSLIFLYRKIKFYFFLAVLITSLIMYLSNFTTLVLYVTVLDKITNTYILLTIYMLVFFIVSLITSLILRFLLQKLKTSYLSMNKTYNIIIALVLIISFVFFYSYSLVNTSAFESLRSYGIIFVGLIIFLSIIIFILSMFTLREMRYKRNLQEIETYYEYTLKIESINNEMRKFRHDYVNILSTMSEFIREDDMPGLRQYFNEQIVPMKDNLETRSLKLNGIEKLKVREIKGLITTKILQAQEKEIAISIEVPDVIERIDMNTIELSRIIGITLDNAIEASESLEDALIRIAFFKEDESVTLIIMNKCKDSIPRVHELFEEGFSTKGDNRGLGLSTLKEITDNNDNVLLDTVIENGFFVQKIEIIDKES
- the abc-f gene encoding ribosomal protection-like ABC-F family protein, with product MILLQLNDISKSFDGEDIFTNVDFEVKTGERIGVVGRNGAGKSTLMKIIAGVEDYDSGHISKIKNLKMGYLTQQMTLDSNATVFEEMSKPFEHIKNMELLIKRETDWLAAHANEYDTPTYQSHMEKYESLSNQFEQLEGYQYDSKIKTVLHGLNFNEDDFNKPINDFSGGQKTRLSLAQMLLNEPDLLLLDEPTNHLDLETTKWLEDYLRYFKGAIVIISHDRYFLDKIVTQVYDVALGSVKRYIGNYEQFIQQRDKYYEKRMQEYEKQQEEIKRLETFVEKNITRASTSGMAKSRRKTLEKIQRIDKPMIDARSANIQFGFDRNTGNDVMHIKQLEIGYDDTPITKPINLEVSKGDHIAIIGPNGVGKTTLIKTIAQRQRPLGGEVTFGANLQIGYYDQKQAEFKSNKTILDYVWDQYPNMNEKDIRAVLGRFLFVQDDVKKIINDLSGGEKARLQLALLMLQRDNVLILDEPTNHLDIDSKEMLEQALEHFAGTIIFVSHDRYFINQLANKVFDLDHDGGKMYLGDYQYYIEKTEEAAALKAKAESEIESANHSNTKHTTASSYENQKQRRREQRKIEREIEQREAIIESCEAKIEDIDHQLTQPDVYSDPVKSNELAELKSNTEQELEQAMLEWEELQEKL
- a CDS encoding LacI family DNA-binding transcriptional regulator, encoding MKNISDIAKLAGVSKSTVSRYLNNGSVSPKTRLKLSRIINEHDYQPNQFAQSLRATQTRIIGAIIPRMNSYAVDETVKGIVNQCQQHNYQLLLNYTGLHMEAEIEAIETLSRSKVDAIILMATDITDKHLEVIDKANVPVIIVGQAYPGLHSITHDDYQAGLKVGEWVGQRQPRRVVFFSVTEKDIAVGVHRKSGLIDGLSKYQIKPDIFETSFKYEEALKDIKQTLTKINDADVIIGATDAIALAIHKYRFNSDQLLKPTIIHGFGGDPMTQIVSPIIRTIQFNYYEAGQRAMLEVRQLIKGESIEESIVIPVKL
- a CDS encoding redox-sensing transcriptional repressor Rex gives rise to the protein MASNVKIPRATLKRLPLYYRFVSNLKSKGIDRVNSKAISEALQIDSATIRRDFSYFGELGKKGYGYNIDSLIEFFKAEISGSNDIKIAIVGVGNLGRALLTYNFSIHDEMTITEAFDVNQDVIGEQVGRVVVKDSKTLKHTLSNQDIDVVILTTPEQVAQSVTDELVESGIKGIMNFTPARVSTPTDVQVHHIDLGIELQSLLFFMRNYDESMK
- a CDS encoding cyclic lactone autoinducer peptide, which gives rise to MEFLVNLFFKFFTSIMEFVGFVAGYSPCTNFFDEPEVPSELTKIYE
- a CDS encoding sucrose-6-phosphate hydrolase, with product MTEWTKEERYQRIEEVDSDKLLNLKQQVQLSPYRQTFHIQPETGLLNDPNGLIYFNGKYYVSHQWFPLGAVHGLKYWFNYTSDDLVHFEPQGVILSPDTKFDSHGVYSGSVFEFQGHLYYMYTGNHRDHNWERHSSQMIARMKADGSVEKFPKPVISQQPEGYTSHFRDPKVFQIEDQYYAILGAQTMDEFGRLLLYSSKDIVNWHFQGEIKTSLNQFGYMWECPDYFELDGHDIIMFCPQGIDSEEDKYRNIYQSGYIMGDLNLDTLEFDHQSFLELDRGFDFYAPQTFLDKNGQRILIGWMGLPETTYPTDEEGWAHCLTIPRVLTVENGKLKQRPIQSLEKLRYNKETALGYANKFTTKLHPYEGKQYELIIDILENDASEVYFELRTSRYQSTMISYNKRDNKVTLDRTDSGLLPGNVEGTTRSTKLDSTLTQLRIFVDTSSIEIFCNDGERVLTSRIFPVEEATGIKTSTESGQVYLQFTKYNLKGDLS
- a CDS encoding YeeE/YedE family protein — its product is MVWMIISGLIVGVLLGFVMQRTRFCLAGGFRDMYVQKSNKMFYALLVAITVQSIGLLILTSLGIVNVPAHTFPIVGTIIGSFVFGIGIVLAGGCATGTYYRAGEGLIGSWVALILYALTSAITKTGVLSPVLKVINQPTNVNASMADTLHIPNWILVILITLITLILVTKTLKKPKVAVPKLKQKYSGVRHYLFERRYHPFVAAIAVGLIALLAWPMSSSTGRDYGLGITTPSANIVNFLITGNTQLIDWGAFLVIGIFLGSYIAAKGSKEFKWRLPDKKTIRNSAIGGILMGFGASVAGGCSIGNGLVETATMSWQGWIGLGSMILGVWFMSYFIFIKPMKQLQQSTKKQQTQTT
- a CDS encoding accessory gene regulator AgrB, translated to MKIIDTKIDQFANYLQRRNNLDRIQFLKVRLGMQVVVSNIAKFIVTYGLAIIFHIFWYTLTMHLAYMILRFYAHGAHAKSSLLCHIQNIIIFLLMPWLIVYLSIGKFEMLIFALIGYLIVIIYAPAATKKQPIPKRLVKKKRILSIAVYMLLVIISFIIKEPYSQLILFGIIVESITLLPIFFPKED